In one Saccharibacillus brassicae genomic region, the following are encoded:
- a CDS encoding AAA family ATPase encodes MKPITLRLSGLQSYREAQEIDFTELCETGLFGIFGPTGSGKSTVLDAITLAMYGKIERAYGGTQGIMNHSEDTLYVAFTFELESAAGVRRFRVERRFKRTGEVSVSNTLSRFIEVKPEGDEVVADKLAEVTKAVEERIGLKMDDFTRAVVLPQGKFAEFLSLKGSDRRQMLQRLFHLEQYGDRLVQKLSKRTRETESALRTLEAEQQGLGLASAEAVKDAKAALDAAGLAAEARRAELDAAAEEHGRLTRVRERAGERRETAAALGQLQARGEEIRELQARTERARASAALLPALERFRAASARSEQLAAAAGRLQAALGEARGRADLAASAESAAREGLSGEEPTLLRRIAELEQALQLERELETLREESRRLERGRTEAAARLERARSDADELRRKLDKAAQLRGELQEQLVGCEVRSSDRTELEVAGRLADSIAGLEAQLPDIRRDLEEARRQEAEAEAELSAGREREVACRADLLRAAENAERHAASLDVFDREIAALIEAAEERQSLLEQADRDSAQRRMAAELAHALTDGEPCPVCGATHHPLPADEDASAASAAAELEPLRALQLRARELRLAAARLRQGGEGLARRLREELAQTPGGSASGQGQPSPGVEAAPAQAPDSAPAPAASPASALAGDAASAASPAPDLASAPAPAASPAPALASSPTLAPGTASAPEPAPAIRPASPQACADELLRLQEAAERFERESAQLDSAARDSERALAAASRAAEAPRVRLDGAARQRVRAEERLGELERRLAEAEQQWAASFAGLRREELEARRADIRDRDSRAEELKRRLDKSGPVIRDMETALKAHEQSAAEAERGLVLFTAQAEGRAELLAEKERRLRETSGGDSAAELLRLASERLESLREAAERTRLELEAARRTWQTAANDSAAAQQAALSAAEHASAAEQGWNEALDGSPFGAAEEAEAAVMRGEEMQEAERLARTHRERENELSARLRELEKLLGGADVSEDQWAACALRLGEARRQDEEALSAKARAQRDLEDVSVRNGRWNELEQVRRVTAAEMERLSKLQACFRGNAFVEYVAEEQLIQISRAASSRLRFLTKQRYSLEVDSGGGFVVCDDANGGVRRPVSTLSGGETFLTSLSLALALSAQIQLRGEYPLQFFFLDEGFGTLDPELLDTVITSLEHLHSDRLSVGVISHVQELRARLPRRLIVQPADPAGAGSKVLLEKM; translated from the coding sequence ATGAAGCCGATTACGCTCCGATTGTCCGGTCTGCAAAGTTACCGCGAAGCGCAGGAGATCGATTTCACGGAACTGTGCGAAACGGGTTTGTTTGGCATTTTCGGTCCGACGGGCAGCGGCAAGTCGACCGTGCTCGACGCGATCACGCTCGCCATGTACGGCAAAATCGAACGGGCTTACGGCGGCACGCAGGGCATTATGAACCATTCGGAAGACACGCTGTACGTCGCGTTTACGTTCGAGCTGGAATCGGCCGCGGGCGTGCGGCGCTTCCGCGTGGAGCGCCGCTTCAAGCGGACCGGCGAAGTGTCGGTCAGCAATACGCTCAGCCGGTTCATCGAGGTCAAGCCGGAAGGCGACGAAGTGGTAGCCGACAAGCTGGCCGAAGTGACCAAAGCGGTCGAAGAACGAATCGGCCTCAAAATGGACGATTTCACCCGCGCGGTCGTGCTGCCGCAGGGCAAATTCGCGGAATTTCTGTCGCTCAAAGGCAGCGACCGCCGGCAGATGCTGCAGCGGCTGTTCCATTTGGAACAGTACGGCGACCGGCTGGTGCAGAAGTTGAGCAAGCGCACGCGCGAGACGGAGTCCGCGCTGCGCACGCTCGAAGCCGAGCAGCAGGGGCTCGGCCTCGCTTCGGCCGAAGCGGTCAAAGACGCGAAGGCGGCCCTGGACGCGGCCGGCCTGGCGGCCGAAGCCCGGCGCGCGGAGCTTGACGCGGCGGCCGAGGAACACGGCCGGCTGACGCGCGTACGCGAACGCGCGGGCGAGCGCCGCGAGACTGCGGCGGCGCTCGGGCAGCTGCAAGCGCGCGGCGAAGAGATCCGTGAGCTGCAGGCGCGCACGGAGCGGGCGCGCGCGTCGGCGGCGCTGCTGCCGGCGCTGGAACGTTTCCGGGCGGCATCGGCGCGCTCGGAACAGCTGGCCGCCGCCGCGGGGCGGCTTCAGGCCGCGCTGGGCGAAGCGCGCGGGCGGGCCGACCTGGCCGCGTCGGCCGAAAGCGCGGCGCGCGAAGGGCTGTCCGGCGAAGAGCCGACGCTGCTGCGCCGCATCGCCGAACTGGAACAGGCGCTGCAGCTTGAGCGCGAACTGGAGACGCTGCGCGAAGAGAGCCGGCGGCTCGAACGCGGCCGGACCGAAGCGGCGGCGCGCCTGGAACGGGCGCGTAGCGACGCCGACGAGCTGCGGCGCAAGCTCGACAAGGCCGCGCAGCTGCGCGGCGAACTGCAGGAGCAGCTCGTCGGCTGCGAAGTGCGCAGTTCCGACCGGACGGAACTTGAAGTCGCCGGCCGGCTGGCGGATTCGATCGCCGGGCTCGAAGCGCAGCTTCCGGACATTCGCCGCGACCTCGAAGAAGCGCGGCGCCAAGAGGCGGAAGCGGAAGCCGAACTGTCCGCCGGCCGCGAGCGGGAAGTTGCCTGCCGCGCCGATCTGCTCCGCGCGGCGGAGAACGCCGAGCGGCACGCCGCGTCGCTGGATGTGTTCGACAGGGAGATCGCCGCGCTGATCGAAGCGGCCGAAGAGCGGCAGTCGCTGCTCGAACAGGCGGACCGCGATTCCGCGCAGCGCCGCATGGCCGCCGAGCTGGCGCACGCCCTGACCGACGGCGAGCCCTGCCCGGTCTGCGGCGCGACCCATCATCCGCTGCCGGCGGACGAAGACGCTTCCGCCGCCTCGGCCGCGGCGGAACTCGAACCGCTGCGTGCCCTGCAGCTCCGGGCGCGCGAGCTGCGCCTCGCCGCCGCCCGCCTGCGGCAGGGCGGCGAAGGACTGGCCCGGCGCCTGCGCGAAGAACTGGCGCAGACCCCGGGCGGCTCCGCCTCCGGGCAGGGTCAGCCCTCTCCCGGCGTCGAAGCCGCACCCGCGCAAGCGCCCGATTCGGCGCCTGCCCCCGCAGCTTCGCCCGCATCCGCCCTCGCGGGCGATGCCGCTTCCGCGGCTTCGCCCGCGCCGGACCTTGCATCCGCGCCTGCTCCCGCGGCTTCGCCCGCGCCTGCCCTCGCGTCCTCGCCTACCCTCGCGCCTGGGACCGCCTCCGCGCCCGAGCCCGCCCCCGCAATCCGCCCCGCTTCCCCGCAGGCCTGCGCGGACGAACTGCTCCGCCTGCAGGAAGCGGCGGAACGCTTCGAGCGCGAATCCGCGCAGCTCGACAGCGCCGCGCGCGACAGCGAACGCGCTTTGGCCGCCGCTTCGCGCGCAGCCGAAGCGCCGCGCGTCAGGCTCGACGGCGCTGCGCGTCAGCGCGTGCGCGCCGAAGAACGCCTCGGCGAGCTGGAACGCCGCCTGGCGGAAGCGGAGCAGCAGTGGGCGGCTTCGTTCGCCGGACTGCGGCGGGAAGAACTGGAAGCCAGACGCGCGGATATTCGCGACCGGGACAGCCGGGCCGAAGAACTGAAGCGCCGGCTCGACAAGAGCGGTCCCGTTATCCGCGATATGGAAACGGCGCTGAAAGCGCACGAGCAATCCGCGGCCGAAGCGGAACGCGGCCTGGTGCTGTTCACGGCGCAGGCCGAAGGCCGGGCGGAACTGCTGGCCGAGAAAGAACGGCGCCTGCGCGAGACGTCCGGCGGCGATTCCGCGGCCGAGCTGCTGCGCCTGGCGTCGGAACGCCTGGAGAGCCTGCGCGAAGCGGCGGAGCGGACGCGGCTTGAACTTGAAGCGGCGCGCCGCACATGGCAGACCGCGGCGAACGATTCCGCCGCGGCGCAGCAGGCGGCATTATCGGCCGCCGAACATGCGTCCGCCGCCGAGCAGGGCTGGAACGAAGCGCTGGACGGCTCGCCGTTCGGCGCGGCGGAAGAAGCGGAAGCCGCTGTCATGCGCGGCGAAGAGATGCAGGAAGCGGAGCGCCTTGCCCGGACGCACCGGGAGCGGGAGAACGAACTTTCCGCCCGGCTGCGGGAGCTGGAGAAGCTGCTCGGCGGCGCCGACGTGTCGGAAGATCAATGGGCGGCCTGCGCCTTGCGGCTGGGCGAAGCCCGGCGGCAAGACGAAGAAGCGCTGTCCGCCAAAGCGCGGGCGCAGCGCGACCTCGAAGACGTCTCGGTCCGCAACGGGCGCTGGAACGAACTGGAGCAGGTGCGCCGCGTGACCGCCGCCGAGATGGAGCGGCTGTCGAAGCTGCAGGCCTGCTTCCGCGGCAACGCGTTCGTCGAATACGTGGCCGAAGAGCAGCTGATCCAGATCAGCCGCGCGGCGTCGAGCCGGCTGCGCTTTTTGACCAAGCAGCGTTATTCGCTGGAAGTCGATTCCGGCGGCGGATTCGTCGTATGCGACGACGCGAACGGCGGCGTGCGCCGTCCGGTCTCGACCTTGTCCGGCGGAGAGACGTTTTTGACTTCGCTGTCGCTCGCGCTGGCATTGTCGGCGCAGATCCAGTTGAGAGGCGAATATCCGCTGCAATTCTTTTTCCTGGACGAAGGATTCGGTACGCTCGATCCCGAGCTGCTCGACACGGTCATCACGTCGCTTGAGCATCTGCACAGCGACCGGCTGTCGGTCGGCGTTATCAGCCACGTGCAGGAGCTGCGGGCGCGCCTGCCGCGCCGCCTGATCGTGCAGCCGGCCGACCCTGCCGGAGCCGGCTCCAAAGTGCTGCTGGAGAAAATGTAG
- a CDS encoding exonuclease SbcCD subunit D: MRVLHTADWHLGKTLEGRSRFEEQEKFMDELVGIVRREKVDLILMAGDVYDTVNPPAAAEQLFYESAARIRAEGCLLAAIAGNHDHPERVASVRPLVKGSGISLVGLPTERALKLNVPRTGEQAVIAALPYPSEARLNELLTIDGTDENLLRKAYSERVGLLMRKLAEEFSPSTVNLAMSHIYVLGGLESDSERPIQVGGAYTVDPSALSCGAQYTALGHLHRPQAVKGDAIIRYSGSPIAYSFSEAGQTKSVMLMEIEPGSAPKLQEIYLSCGRPLVEWNAKEGLAQVQSWLDEGRDAGAFIDLRITLTEAMALGEIQALRRACDGLVHIRPVYPQLEQIDMPEERVRLPMHELFKTFYRRQTGGAEPDDALISLFMELAADEREQPEGGEVE; this comes from the coding sequence ATGCGCGTGCTGCATACGGCGGACTGGCATCTGGGGAAAACCCTGGAAGGCCGGAGCCGCTTCGAAGAACAGGAAAAATTTATGGACGAACTCGTCGGGATCGTGCGGCGGGAAAAGGTCGATTTGATACTGATGGCGGGAGACGTCTACGATACGGTCAACCCGCCTGCGGCGGCGGAGCAGCTTTTCTACGAAAGCGCGGCCCGGATTCGGGCGGAAGGTTGTCTGCTGGCTGCGATCGCGGGCAATCACGATCATCCGGAACGGGTAGCGTCCGTGCGTCCGCTTGTAAAAGGCAGCGGCATTTCGCTTGTCGGCCTGCCGACTGAACGGGCGCTGAAGCTGAACGTGCCGAGAACAGGCGAACAGGCCGTGATCGCGGCGCTGCCGTATCCGTCGGAAGCCCGGCTCAACGAGCTGTTGACGATTGACGGCACCGACGAAAACTTGCTGCGCAAAGCGTACAGCGAACGGGTCGGCCTGCTGATGCGCAAGCTGGCCGAAGAATTCTCGCCGAGCACCGTCAATCTGGCGATGAGCCATATTTACGTGCTTGGCGGGCTGGAATCCGATTCGGAACGTCCGATTCAGGTCGGCGGCGCCTACACGGTCGATCCGTCGGCGCTGTCGTGCGGCGCGCAGTATACGGCGCTTGGCCATCTGCATCGTCCGCAGGCGGTCAAAGGCGACGCGATTATTCGCTACAGCGGTTCGCCGATCGCGTACAGCTTTTCGGAAGCGGGGCAGACCAAGTCGGTCATGCTGATGGAGATCGAACCGGGCAGCGCACCGAAGCTGCAGGAGATCTATTTGTCCTGCGGACGTCCGTTGGTGGAATGGAACGCCAAGGAAGGTCTGGCGCAGGTCCAATCCTGGCTGGATGAAGGCCGCGATGCCGGCGCGTTTATCGACCTGCGCATCACGCTGACCGAAGCGATGGCGCTGGGCGAGATCCAGGCGCTGCGGCGGGCATGCGACGGGCTCGTGCATATTAGGCCCGTCTATCCGCAGCTGGAGCAGATCGATATGCCGGAAGAACGGGTACGGCTGCCGATGCACGAATTGTTCAAGACGTTCTATCGCCGGCAGACCGGCGGAGCGGAGCCGGACGACGCGCTGATCTCGCTCTTTATGGAATTGGCCGCCGACGAACGGGAACAGCCGGAAGGAGGCGAAGTCGAATGA
- the addA gene encoding helicase-exonuclease AddAB subunit AddA, with amino-acid sequence MVINIADKPEGSQWSDDQWTAIAASGGNMLVAAAAGSGKTAVLVERIIRKVTDPAGGTGVDRMLIATFTKAAASEMRQRIRDALNKELAANPQDEHLRRQLSLLGQASITTLHSFCLEVIRRHYTLIPLDPGFRIANEHESKMMRQETLEELFEEKYALEQNGATFRRLIDWFGGERSDDPAFALVQRLYDFARSHPWPENWLRQSAADFRVSDPEALGETIWAASLAADARMELAGTENLLLRAFDLCSLPGGPVPYAEALQSDLEQMRRLRAAAEQEPWPKLYAHFESLAFVTLKRVSAKDQYDPELQKQVKDLRDAAKKDLGRIRDFYFGRPPETFLAELHEAAPLMEELAELTIEFGERYAKAKKARGMVDFSDLEHYCLRILRDPASEPGRPVPSAAALEYRERFDEVLLDEYQDMNSVQEEIVLLIAREGAGNRFMVGDVKQSIYRFRLAEPGLFLHKYRAYGSDFSDGGLRVDLARNFRSRNEVVEAVNGIFRRIMNQRVAEIEYDERAELAYGALSYPAAQHDEYAPELMLIERANAADGADGGEAADSESALAAEAAEIETARLEARAIAARIHELTGQAEGHAPLMIYDKGAGGLRPAAYGDMVILLRAVSAWAPLMIEELRLAGIPAIGDAARGYFDATEVEIVMSLLNIIDNPQQDIPLASVLRSPIVGLNEDQLARIRLHGPRLSFYDAVRAAAGTDSDAEIPQESGGSSAERSDAASAGSLPGEASGDAELAGTLRQFLASLERWRALARSGELSELIRTLYRETGYADWASGLPGGAQRRANLLALHNRAVQFEKSTSAQGLFRFLRFVERLKENGGDLAEAPAEALHDSVRVMTIHKSKGLEFPVVFIAGLSKNFNMQDLNASFMTHKELGFGPRFVDEESRVGYPTLPALAIRRRMQMELLAEEMRVLYVALTRPRDKMILAASVKDLPARIYSWMQAAGGAEGIADYTLAKARSYMDWIGPALIFEPGAAELRGLSDASLLPDDAFAGHGWTFSVRSGDAESAAERDGEELYAERIQRLKALIAGESAGDQGERSRFAERFAWRYPHEASGMAAAKTSVTEIKSRFAGDDYPAADALEAARLLAGYGSEVDEREAGSAPQGDQTPGDTDRSAGPAGGTTLQLRRPRFMERRSLTGAERGTAYHTLMQHLPLHADTGEREVTETLAELVRKNILLQAEADTVQAGDVAGFIRSDIGSRAVSAEWLRREQPFSTGVGADEELGSLVLPVYGGAAGIPESEDARPSANGARRIRLERLPGERVLVQGVLDCLFREDGKLILLDYKTDRIKPGRGIEELADHYRFQLDFYARAVEDMLGEPVHEKWLYFFDGGQGVRL; translated from the coding sequence ATGGTCATAAACATTGCCGACAAGCCGGAAGGCAGCCAATGGAGCGACGATCAATGGACGGCGATCGCCGCTTCCGGCGGCAACATGCTGGTTGCCGCGGCGGCCGGTTCGGGCAAAACGGCGGTATTGGTCGAACGGATCATCCGCAAAGTGACCGATCCCGCCGGAGGAACCGGCGTCGACCGGATGCTTATTGCCACCTTTACCAAAGCGGCGGCGTCGGAGATGCGCCAGCGGATTCGCGACGCCCTGAACAAGGAACTGGCGGCGAATCCGCAGGATGAACATCTGCGCCGCCAGCTGTCGCTGCTCGGGCAGGCGTCGATCACGACGCTGCATTCGTTCTGCCTCGAAGTGATCCGCCGTCATTACACGCTGATCCCGCTCGATCCGGGCTTCCGGATCGCGAACGAGCACGAGAGCAAGATGATGCGCCAGGAGACGCTGGAAGAACTGTTCGAAGAAAAGTACGCGCTGGAACAAAACGGTGCCACGTTCCGGCGGTTGATCGACTGGTTCGGCGGCGAACGTTCCGACGATCCGGCGTTTGCGCTCGTGCAGCGGTTGTACGATTTTGCGCGCAGCCATCCGTGGCCCGAGAACTGGCTGCGGCAGTCCGCCGCCGATTTCCGCGTCTCCGATCCGGAGGCGCTCGGCGAGACGATCTGGGCGGCGAGCCTTGCGGCCGATGCCCGGATGGAACTTGCGGGTACGGAAAACTTGCTGCTGCGGGCGTTCGACCTTTGCTCGCTGCCGGGCGGACCGGTCCCTTACGCCGAAGCGCTGCAAAGCGACCTTGAGCAGATGCGCCGGCTGCGCGCCGCCGCGGAGCAGGAACCGTGGCCGAAGTTGTACGCGCACTTCGAGTCGCTTGCGTTCGTCACGCTCAAGCGGGTCAGCGCCAAAGACCAATACGACCCCGAACTTCAGAAGCAGGTCAAAGATCTGCGGGATGCGGCCAAAAAAGACCTGGGACGGATCCGGGACTTCTATTTCGGCCGTCCGCCCGAAACATTTCTGGCGGAACTGCACGAAGCCGCCCCGCTGATGGAAGAACTGGCCGAACTGACGATCGAATTCGGCGAACGGTACGCCAAAGCCAAAAAGGCGAGAGGGATGGTCGATTTCTCCGACCTGGAGCATTACTGCCTGCGTATCCTGCGCGATCCCGCTTCCGAGCCGGGACGCCCGGTTCCGTCGGCGGCCGCGCTGGAATACCGGGAGCGCTTCGACGAAGTGCTGCTCGACGAATACCAGGACATGAATTCGGTCCAGGAAGAGATCGTCTTGCTGATCGCGCGCGAAGGAGCCGGCAACCGCTTCATGGTCGGCGACGTCAAGCAGAGCATCTACCGGTTCCGTCTGGCGGAACCGGGACTGTTCCTGCATAAATACCGCGCTTACGGCAGCGATTTTTCGGACGGCGGGCTGCGCGTGGATCTGGCGCGCAATTTCCGCAGCCGGAATGAAGTGGTGGAAGCGGTCAACGGTATTTTCCGCCGCATCATGAATCAGCGGGTGGCGGAGATCGAATACGACGAGCGGGCCGAACTGGCGTACGGCGCTTTGTCGTACCCGGCGGCGCAGCATGACGAATACGCGCCGGAACTGATGCTGATCGAACGCGCAAACGCCGCGGACGGAGCGGATGGCGGCGAAGCGGCGGACAGCGAAAGCGCCCTTGCCGCGGAAGCGGCGGAGATCGAGACGGCGCGCCTCGAAGCACGCGCGATCGCCGCGCGCATTCACGAACTGACCGGACAGGCCGAAGGACATGCGCCGCTGATGATCTACGACAAAGGCGCGGGCGGACTGCGTCCGGCGGCCTACGGCGACATGGTCATCCTGCTGCGCGCGGTGAGCGCGTGGGCGCCGCTGATGATCGAGGAGCTGCGGCTGGCCGGCATTCCGGCGATCGGCGATGCGGCGCGGGGGTATTTCGACGCGACCGAAGTCGAGATCGTCATGTCGCTGCTCAACATCATCGACAATCCCCAGCAGGACATTCCGCTCGCTTCGGTGCTGCGTTCGCCGATCGTCGGATTGAACGAAGACCAGCTGGCGCGGATTCGGCTGCACGGCCCGCGGCTGTCGTTCTACGACGCGGTCCGCGCAGCGGCCGGGACCGACTCGGACGCGGAGATCCCGCAGGAAAGCGGCGGATCTTCGGCGGAGCGTTCCGACGCGGCGTCGGCAGGTTCCCTGCCCGGCGAAGCATCCGGCGATGCGGAGCTTGCCGGCACGCTGCGGCAGTTCCTCGCTTCGCTTGAACGCTGGCGGGCTCTCGCGCGAAGCGGGGAACTCAGCGAACTGATTCGCACGCTGTACCGCGAGACCGGCTATGCCGACTGGGCGTCGGGTCTGCCGGGCGGAGCGCAGCGCCGGGCCAATCTGCTGGCGCTGCATAACCGGGCGGTACAGTTCGAAAAATCGACTTCGGCGCAAGGGTTGTTCCGCTTCCTGCGCTTCGTCGAACGGCTCAAGGAAAACGGCGGCGATCTGGCCGAAGCGCCCGCCGAAGCGCTGCACGATTCGGTGCGCGTCATGACGATCCACAAAAGCAAAGGGTTGGAGTTCCCGGTCGTCTTCATCGCCGGGCTGTCCAAAAATTTCAATATGCAGGATCTGAACGCTTCCTTTATGACGCATAAGGAACTGGGCTTCGGCCCGCGGTTCGTCGACGAAGAGAGCCGGGTCGGTTATCCGACGCTTCCCGCGCTCGCCATTCGCCGGCGGATGCAGATGGAACTGCTGGCGGAAGAGATGCGCGTGCTCTACGTGGCGCTGACGCGCCCGCGCGACAAGATGATCCTCGCCGCTTCGGTCAAAGACCTGCCCGCCCGCATCTACTCCTGGATGCAGGCGGCCGGAGGAGCGGAAGGGATCGCCGATTATACGCTCGCCAAAGCCCGCTCGTACATGGACTGGATCGGGCCGGCGCTGATCTTCGAGCCGGGAGCGGCAGAGCTGCGCGGCTTGTCGGACGCATCGCTGCTGCCCGACGATGCCTTCGCCGGACACGGCTGGACGTTCTCCGTCCGGTCCGGCGATGCGGAATCGGCCGCCGAACGCGACGGGGAAGAGCTGTACGCCGAGCGGATTCAGCGCCTCAAAGCGCTGATCGCCGGCGAGTCCGCGGGCGATCAGGGCGAGCGCTCCAGGTTCGCCGAGCGGTTCGCGTGGCGTTATCCGCATGAAGCGTCGGGCATGGCCGCGGCCAAAACGTCGGTCACCGAAATCAAGTCCCGCTTCGCGGGAGACGATTATCCGGCCGCCGACGCGCTGGAAGCGGCGCGCCTGCTGGCGGGATATGGCAGCGAAGTCGACGAGCGCGAAGCAGGCTCCGCGCCGCAGGGCGATCAGACGCCCGGCGATACGGACCGCTCCGCCGGGCCGGCCGGAGGCACGACGCTGCAGCTGCGGCGTCCGCGCTTCATGGAACGGCGCAGCTTGACCGGAGCCGAACGGGGAACCGCGTACCATACGCTCATGCAGCATCTGCCGCTGCATGCCGATACCGGCGAGCGCGAAGTAACCGAGACGCTGGCCGAACTCGTTCGCAAAAACATCCTGCTGCAGGCGGAAGCCGATACGGTGCAGGCCGGCGACGTCGCCGGCTTTATCCGCAGCGATATCGGCAGCCGGGCCGTCTCGGCGGAATGGCTTCGCCGCGAACAGCCGTTCAGCACGGGCGTCGGCGCGGACGAGGAGCTGGGTTCGCTGGTGCTGCCCGTTTACGGAGGCGCCGCCGGCATTCCGGAATCGGAAGACGCGCGGCCAAGCGCGAACGGCGCGCGCCGGATCCGGCTGGAAAGGTTGCCGGGAGAGCGGGTGCTCGTGCAGGGCGTGCTGGACTGCCTGTTCCGGGAAGACGGCAAGCTGATCCTGCTCGATTACAAGACCGACCGGATCAAGCCCGGACGGGGTATCGAAGAGCTGGCCGACCATTACCGGTTCCAGCTCGACTTTTACGCCCGGGCCGTCGAAGACATGCTCGGCGAGCCGGTGCACGAGAAATGGCTGTACTTTTTCGATGGAGGTCAGGGCGTTCGCTTGTAG